A genome region from Crossiella equi includes the following:
- a CDS encoding sensor histidine kinase yields the protein MSPLRRWRLAWRRTQLVTRLSLALGALALVVFAVVGTVMASSMEHYLAGKLDEQMKKSQIQQSDDWKKDKDPKPPWAWTSVMFDMSSGTPVPKRAPIGEPTTDLDVLAKVAAEVHTADEDIYKTLNLSGKTGSYRVRACVIADNTVLVSAAPRDDLDSTLSWFITVIVAMFLLALLVLVGTGRLVLRRGLRPLAEMADTAHDIRSHDLTDSHQLPVRATGAGSGGVEVEELRSAFNLMLEHIDSSLAARTAAEQRLRRFVADASHELRTPLTSIRGYADLFKYAAANEPAERDKHLGRIRHEAARMSVLLDDLLLLARLDAAEVEEPLRLEDIDLVRLATDAADAFRAARPTHHLSLVLAQDALALHADPMRLRQVLDNLLTNAAVHTPPGTEVELAVWVADGTAVLRIADNGPGIPQSDQARIFDRFYRVDDSRSRDKGGSGLGLAVVRSLVLAHGGQVELTSEPGRTMFVLRFPLDSGH from the coding sequence GTGAGCCCGCTGCGCCGGTGGCGGCTGGCGTGGCGGCGCACCCAGCTCGTCACGCGGCTCTCCCTCGCCCTGGGTGCGCTGGCGCTGGTCGTGTTCGCCGTGGTGGGCACCGTGATGGCCTCCAGCATGGAGCACTACCTGGCGGGCAAGCTCGACGAGCAGATGAAGAAGAGCCAGATCCAGCAGAGCGACGACTGGAAGAAGGACAAGGACCCGAAGCCGCCGTGGGCGTGGACCTCGGTGATGTTCGACATGAGCTCGGGCACCCCGGTGCCCAAGCGCGCGCCGATCGGTGAGCCGACCACCGACCTGGACGTGCTGGCCAAGGTCGCCGCCGAGGTGCACACCGCGGACGAGGACATCTACAAGACGCTGAACCTCAGCGGCAAGACCGGCTCCTACCGGGTGCGGGCGTGCGTGATCGCCGACAACACGGTGCTGGTCAGCGCCGCGCCCCGGGACGACCTGGACAGCACGCTGAGCTGGTTCATCACCGTGATCGTGGCGATGTTCCTGCTGGCCCTGCTGGTCCTGGTCGGCACCGGCCGCCTGGTGCTGCGCCGGGGCCTGCGGCCACTGGCGGAGATGGCCGACACCGCACACGACATCCGCTCGCACGACCTCACCGACTCCCACCAGCTGCCGGTGCGCGCCACGGGCGCGGGCAGCGGGGGCGTGGAGGTGGAGGAGCTGCGCAGCGCGTTCAACCTGATGCTGGAGCACATCGACTCCTCGCTGGCCGCGCGCACCGCCGCCGAGCAGCGGCTGCGCCGCTTCGTCGCGGACGCCTCCCACGAGCTGCGCACCCCGCTGACCTCGATCCGGGGCTACGCGGACCTGTTCAAGTACGCGGCGGCCAACGAACCGGCCGAACGGGACAAGCACCTGGGCCGCATCCGCCACGAGGCGGCCCGCATGAGCGTCCTGCTGGACGACCTCCTCCTGCTGGCCCGCCTGGACGCGGCCGAGGTCGAGGAACCGCTCCGCCTGGAGGACATCGACCTGGTCCGCCTGGCCACCGACGCGGCCGACGCCTTCCGGGCGGCCCGCCCCACCCACCACCTGAGCCTCGTCCTGGCCCAGGACGCCCTGGCCCTGCACGCCGACCCGATGCGCCTGCGCCAGGTCCTGGACAACCTCTTGACCAACGCCGCCGTGCACACCCCGCCCGGCACCGAGGTCGAGCTCGCGGTCTGGGTCGCTGACGGCACCGCCGTGCTCCGCATCGCCGACAACGGCCCGGGTATCCCCCAGTCCGACCAGGCCCGAATCTTCGACCGCTTCTACCGCGTCGACGACTCCCGCTCCCGGGACAAGGGCGGCAGCGGCCTGGGCCTGGCCGTGGTGCGGTCCCTGGTGCTGGCGCACGGCGGGCAGGTGGAGCTGACCAGCGAACCGGGCCGGACGATGTTCGTGCTGCGCTTCCCGCTGGACAGCGGTCACTGA
- a CDS encoding FAD:protein FMN transferase, which produces MSAVASRRVEQVMGLPVSVDLRDAHVPEAAVDEVFDWLREVDARFSPFKPFSEVSQFGLGELVEAELSADLREVLAICVDYQHRTGGAFRAWLPGRPLDPCAVVKGWAVSRAAGLLRAHGAANFCLNAGGDVLTSGEPAPGQQWRVGIRHPELAGQVCAVLAVTDAAVATSAAYERGEHILDGRTGEPPRHPLLSVTVLAADLTVADTTATAAFALGEEGIDWAAAEPGCQVFAVRVDRTVVSSPGLPLVAGT; this is translated from the coding sequence GTGAGCGCGGTGGCGAGCCGTCGGGTGGAGCAGGTGATGGGCCTGCCGGTGTCGGTGGACCTCCGCGACGCGCACGTGCCCGAGGCGGCCGTGGACGAGGTCTTCGACTGGCTGCGCGAGGTGGACGCGCGGTTCAGCCCGTTCAAGCCGTTCAGCGAGGTCAGCCAGTTCGGGCTGGGCGAGCTGGTCGAGGCGGAGCTGAGCGCGGACCTGCGCGAGGTGCTGGCGATCTGCGTGGACTACCAGCACCGCACCGGCGGCGCGTTCCGCGCGTGGCTGCCCGGGCGGCCGCTGGACCCGTGCGCGGTGGTCAAGGGCTGGGCCGTCTCCCGCGCGGCTGGCCTGCTGCGCGCGCACGGTGCCGCCAACTTCTGCCTCAACGCCGGTGGCGACGTCCTGACCAGCGGTGAACCCGCGCCGGGCCAGCAGTGGCGGGTCGGCATCCGGCACCCGGAGCTGGCCGGCCAGGTGTGCGCGGTGCTCGCGGTGACCGACGCCGCGGTGGCCACCTCGGCCGCCTACGAGCGCGGCGAGCACATCCTGGACGGCCGCACCGGCGAGCCGCCCCGCCACCCGCTGCTCAGCGTGACCGTGCTCGCCGCCGACCTGACCGTGGCGGACACCACCGCGACCGCCGCGTTCGCGCTGGGCGAGGAGGGCATCGACTGGGCGGCGGCCGAACCCGGCTGCCAGGTGTTCGCCGTGCGCGTGGACCGGACCGTGGTCAGCTCCCCCGGACTGCCGCTGGTGGCGGGTACGTAG
- a CDS encoding response regulator transcription factor, whose protein sequence is MSNDNQVRLLVVDDEPHIADLVATVARYEGWRAATAGTGAEALRQAASFNPDIVVLDLMLPDLDGFTVLDRIRESGSLVPVVFLTAKDGTADRIVGLTRGGDDYLVKPFSVEELMARLRAVLRRSTAQAWAPQQRSVLQVSDLTLDEDTREVRRAGKLATLTPTEYELLRYLMRRSPAVLTKAQILDHVWEYDFGGRSNVVELVISHLRRKVDHGHEPLIHTMRGVGYALRQAAQ, encoded by the coding sequence GTGAGCAACGACAACCAGGTGCGCCTGCTCGTGGTGGACGACGAACCCCACATCGCCGACCTCGTGGCGACCGTCGCCCGGTACGAGGGCTGGCGCGCGGCCACGGCGGGCACCGGCGCGGAGGCGCTGCGGCAGGCCGCCAGCTTCAACCCGGACATCGTGGTGCTCGACCTCATGCTGCCGGACCTGGACGGCTTCACCGTGCTCGACCGGATCCGGGAGAGCGGCTCACTGGTGCCGGTGGTCTTCCTGACCGCCAAGGACGGCACCGCGGACCGCATCGTCGGCCTGACCCGGGGCGGTGACGACTACCTGGTCAAACCGTTCTCGGTGGAGGAGCTGATGGCGCGGCTGCGCGCGGTCCTGCGGCGCAGCACCGCGCAGGCCTGGGCCCCGCAGCAGCGCTCGGTGCTCCAGGTGTCGGACCTGACGCTGGATGAGGACACCCGCGAGGTGCGCCGCGCCGGGAAGCTGGCCACGCTCACGCCCACCGAGTACGAGCTGCTGCGCTACCTGATGCGCCGCTCCCCCGCCGTGCTGACCAAGGCGCAGATCCTGGACCACGTGTGGGAGTACGACTTCGGCGGCCGGTCCAATGTGGTCGAACTGGTGATCTCGCACCTGCGGCGCAAGGTCGACCACGGTCACGAGCCGCTGATCCACACCATGCGCGGGGTCGGCTACGCGCTGCGCCAGGCCGCGCAGTGA
- a CDS encoding ATP-binding protein — MDVNALTAVVDRLRLIGGEPSWVEAKAAAGGLPKSVLPALSSFANTNGGLLILGLDKHAGFAPVALHSPAKLRDDLVSQACDSLEPGLPIATDIVEFEGHLVVVAEVSPLPSSMRPCYIAAKGIANGSYVRVGDGDRRMTQAEIGLAFANREQPRFDMEPVPEATLADLDRSTLLRTLQRVRLTSRSFADIDEPTALERLRILVRTDDDVLVPSLGGLLAFGEYPQQFFPQLTISVVVHPAGEPARATPRFIDNPVIRGAIPDLVADTLAVVRRHTGNRAYISHSGRRELPEYPLEAVREAVVNAVLHRDYSPVTRGTQIQLDLHPDRLEVRSPGGLYGPVVLGDLGQEGVSSSRNGFLASLLSDVYLPGTDLLVAENRASGVPAMIRDLRRSGLTAPVFRNLPNRFEVEFQHPARSTEIEAATSVVAQALRELGTARASELINATRLSRTTVLRHLDRLVSEGYVSVAGGPNSPRRAYSWRGALGDEGPRSSS; from the coding sequence ATGGACGTCAACGCCCTCACCGCAGTGGTCGACCGGCTGCGGCTGATCGGCGGTGAACCGAGCTGGGTTGAGGCGAAAGCCGCCGCAGGTGGCCTGCCGAAGTCGGTTCTGCCCGCACTGTCGTCCTTCGCCAACACCAACGGCGGCCTGCTCATCCTCGGTCTGGACAAGCACGCGGGCTTCGCTCCCGTCGCCCTGCACTCTCCAGCCAAGCTCCGCGATGACCTCGTCTCCCAGGCCTGTGACTCCCTGGAGCCGGGTCTGCCGATCGCCACCGACATCGTGGAGTTCGAGGGCCACCTGGTTGTCGTCGCCGAGGTCAGCCCACTCCCGTCCAGCATGCGTCCCTGCTACATCGCGGCGAAGGGCATCGCCAACGGGTCCTACGTACGAGTCGGGGACGGCGATCGCCGCATGACGCAGGCCGAGATCGGCCTGGCGTTCGCCAACCGGGAACAGCCCCGGTTCGACATGGAGCCAGTACCGGAGGCCACCCTCGCCGACCTCGACCGGAGCACCTTGCTGCGCACCCTGCAGCGAGTACGACTGACCTCCAGGTCGTTCGCGGACATCGACGAGCCGACCGCCCTGGAACGGCTGCGCATCCTGGTCCGCACGGACGACGACGTCCTGGTCCCCTCTCTCGGCGGCCTGCTGGCCTTCGGCGAGTACCCGCAGCAGTTCTTCCCCCAGCTCACCATCTCCGTGGTGGTACACCCCGCCGGGGAGCCCGCAAGGGCCACACCGCGGTTCATCGACAACCCGGTCATCCGGGGTGCCATCCCCGACCTGGTCGCCGACACCCTGGCAGTGGTGCGGCGGCACACCGGCAACCGCGCGTACATCTCCCACAGCGGCCGCCGGGAACTGCCGGAGTACCCACTGGAGGCGGTGCGCGAAGCCGTGGTCAACGCGGTGCTCCACCGGGACTACAGCCCGGTCACACGGGGCACACAGATCCAGCTGGATCTGCACCCCGACCGCTTGGAGGTGCGCAGCCCGGGTGGCCTGTACGGCCCAGTGGTGCTGGGCGATCTCGGCCAGGAGGGAGTGTCCTCCTCCCGCAACGGGTTCCTGGCCTCACTGCTGTCCGATGTCTACCTGCCTGGCACCGACCTGCTGGTTGCGGAGAACCGCGCCTCCGGGGTACCGGCGATGATCCGCGATCTCCGTCGCTCCGGGCTCACCGCCCCGGTGTTCCGCAACCTGCCCAACCGGTTCGAGGTCGAGTTCCAGCACCCGGCCAGGTCGACAGAGATCGAAGCCGCCACCTCGGTCGTGGCCCAGGCCTTGCGGGAGCTGGGAACGGCACGGGCGAGCGAGCTCATCAACGCGACCCGACTGTCCCGCACCACTGTGCTGCGCCACTTGGACAGGCTGGTCTCAGAGGGCTACGTCAGCGTGGCTGGCGGCCCCAACAGTCCCCGGCGCGCCTATTCCTGGCGCGGAGCCCTCGGCGACGAGGGCCCCAGATCTTCCAGCTGA
- a CDS encoding ferredoxin reductase family protein has translation MTTLHAPAPSRPRPALRPRAVARTGLYVLLAANAAVVAALFTAAGFDDNALVLLGRLTGLYGALVMAFQLLLVARLPWLDRRIGMDRLTSWHRWTGFALLWLLVGHAVFITYGYAQAENLPVVTQFAQLATTVDGVLRAVVALLLIMVVGAVSVRAARRRLAYETWHFIHLYTYLAVVLAFGHQVAAGRTFAGGGFAQAYWWTLWGAALGSVLLGRVLLPLWRNTRHQFRVTAVVPESDDVVSVYITGKDLHLLPAKAGQFFLWRFLTRDRWWAANPFSLSAAPDGRTLRLTAKALGDGSAGLRHVRPGTRVFAEGPYGAFTTLHQRTDKAVLVAGGVGVTPVRALLEDMAGDVVVLYRVRGHQDAVLFGELVELARERGAVLHLLTGPNDAEGEHGPLLGAANLAALVPDIRSRDVFVCGPPPMTDAVLEGLRRLDVPREQVHAERFSLAS, from the coding sequence GTGACGACACTCCACGCTCCGGCCCCGTCCCGGCCGCGACCGGCCCTGCGCCCCAGGGCCGTCGCCCGCACCGGGCTGTACGTGCTGCTCGCCGCCAACGCGGCCGTGGTGGCCGCGCTGTTCACCGCCGCCGGGTTCGACGACAACGCGCTTGTCCTGCTCGGCCGCCTCACCGGCCTGTACGGCGCGCTGGTGATGGCCTTCCAGCTCCTCCTGGTGGCCCGGCTGCCCTGGCTGGACCGCCGCATCGGCATGGACCGGCTGACCAGCTGGCACCGCTGGACCGGCTTCGCGCTGCTGTGGCTGCTGGTGGGCCACGCGGTGTTCATCACCTACGGCTACGCCCAGGCGGAGAACCTGCCGGTGGTGACGCAGTTCGCGCAGCTGGCGACCACAGTGGACGGTGTGCTGCGCGCGGTCGTGGCGCTGCTGCTGATCATGGTGGTGGGCGCGGTGTCGGTGCGCGCGGCCCGGCGCAGGCTGGCCTACGAGACCTGGCACTTCATCCACCTCTACACCTACCTCGCGGTGGTGCTGGCCTTCGGGCACCAGGTCGCGGCGGGTCGCACGTTCGCCGGTGGCGGCTTCGCCCAGGCCTACTGGTGGACGCTGTGGGGCGCCGCGCTCGGCTCGGTGCTGCTCGGCCGCGTGCTGCTGCCGCTGTGGCGCAACACCCGCCACCAGTTCCGCGTGACCGCCGTGGTGCCGGAGTCCGACGACGTCGTCTCGGTCTACATCACCGGCAAGGACCTGCACCTGCTGCCCGCGAAGGCCGGTCAGTTCTTCCTGTGGCGCTTCCTCACCAGGGACCGCTGGTGGGCGGCCAACCCGTTCAGCCTCTCCGCCGCCCCGGACGGCCGCACGCTGCGCCTGACCGCCAAGGCCCTGGGAGACGGCAGTGCCGGACTCCGGCACGTCAGGCCCGGTACCCGCGTCTTCGCCGAGGGCCCGTACGGCGCGTTCACCACGCTGCACCAGCGCACGGACAAGGCCGTCCTGGTCGCGGGCGGGGTCGGCGTGACCCCGGTGCGCGCGCTGCTGGAGGACATGGCGGGCGATGTGGTGGTGCTCTACCGGGTGCGCGGCCACCAGGACGCGGTGCTCTTCGGTGAGCTGGTGGAGCTGGCCCGCGAGCGCGGTGCCGTGCTGCACCTGCTGACCGGCCCGAACGACGCGGAGGGCGAGCACGGCCCGCTGCTCGGCGCGGCCAACCTCGCCGCGCTGGTGCCCGACATCCGTTCCCGTGACGTCTTCGTCTGCGGTCCGCCGCCCATGACCGACGCGGTGCTGGAGGGCCTGCGCCGTCTGGACGTGCCGCGCGAGCAGGTGCACGCCGAGCGCTTCAGCCTCGCCAGCTGA
- a CDS encoding MAB_1171c family putative transporter yields MSELGLLVLAVVLAVLATVLTQLRQLIRRAGNPAVRSLLLGCLALALALSVQLPVVYPVINSVGFNLAWPVQHSLVLGTAYLVQMFFVYSIEDAPVAARRANRQALVLSVVNGVMLLLFAAAPTARDFLHGPEGRNEAGGPGDPVAALAFATFSLYLGWAALNLMRLAWQWSRKAAGLWWLVTGLRLQVLAHVFTLAFCAHKLAFQLAVLFGVTPPWTADSVEGWLMPAACALATLGVTAAALGATVARWVRTHCGPVVDVVAGWTAWWRFLRAHHALYPLWARFAEVMPEITLDPPRSRLADLLEPRHGRRRLYRRLIELEDGGKQLRAAVPAGLAERVRELCGDRPEERVAAVVAAAGYAVALRRRTAGRSGPVTAPVGSTPSVREELGEAVDRWRATTRAFTRDPVVRRILAETADVPEEAGR; encoded by the coding sequence GTGAGCGAGCTCGGACTCCTCGTCCTGGCGGTGGTGCTCGCGGTGCTGGCCACCGTGCTCACCCAGCTGCGCCAGCTGATCCGGCGCGCGGGCAACCCCGCGGTGCGCTCGCTGCTGCTGGGCTGCCTGGCCCTGGCGCTCGCACTGTCCGTGCAGCTGCCCGTGGTCTATCCGGTGATCAACTCGGTCGGCTTCAACCTGGCCTGGCCGGTGCAGCACTCGCTCGTGCTGGGCACCGCGTACCTGGTGCAGATGTTCTTCGTCTACTCCATCGAGGACGCCCCGGTGGCCGCGCGGCGGGCGAACCGGCAGGCGCTGGTGCTGTCCGTGGTCAACGGTGTGATGCTGCTGCTGTTCGCGGCCGCGCCCACCGCACGGGACTTCCTGCACGGGCCGGAGGGCCGCAACGAGGCGGGCGGGCCGGGCGACCCGGTGGCCGCGCTGGCCTTCGCCACGTTCAGCCTGTACCTGGGCTGGGCGGCGCTGAACCTGATGCGCCTGGCCTGGCAGTGGTCGCGCAAGGCGGCGGGCCTGTGGTGGCTGGTCACCGGGCTGCGGCTGCAGGTGCTGGCGCACGTGTTCACGCTGGCCTTCTGCGCGCACAAGCTGGCTTTCCAGCTGGCCGTGCTGTTCGGCGTGACCCCGCCCTGGACCGCGGACTCGGTGGAGGGCTGGCTGATGCCCGCGGCGTGCGCGCTGGCCACGCTCGGGGTGACCGCGGCCGCGCTCGGGGCCACGGTGGCGCGCTGGGTGCGCACGCACTGCGGGCCGGTGGTGGACGTGGTGGCGGGGTGGACCGCCTGGTGGCGCTTCCTGCGCGCGCACCACGCGCTGTACCCGCTGTGGGCGCGCTTCGCCGAGGTGATGCCGGAGATCACGCTGGACCCGCCGCGCTCGCGCCTGGCCGACCTGCTGGAGCCCCGGCACGGGCGGCGCAGGCTGTACCGGCGGCTGATCGAGCTGGAGGACGGCGGCAAGCAGCTGCGCGCGGCGGTCCCGGCCGGGCTGGCCGAGCGGGTGCGCGAGCTGTGCGGCGACCGCCCGGAGGAGCGGGTGGCCGCGGTGGTCGCGGCGGCCGGGTACGCGGTGGCACTGCGCCGCCGGACGGCCGGGCGGTCCGGCCCGGTGACCGCGCCGGTGGGCAGCACGCCCTCGGTGCGGGAGGAGCTGGGCGAGGCGGTGGACCGCTGGCGGGCCACGACCAGGGCGTTCACCAGAGACCCGGTGGTGCGGCGGATCCTCGCCGAGACCGCCGACGTGCCGGAGGAAGCGGGACGATGA
- the folC gene encoding bifunctional tetrahydrofolate synthase/dihydrofolate synthase, protein MTDPQTEAVEALAALRAVEAELDTRWPETKIEPSLDRIRHLTELLGDPQHSYPVVHIAGTNGKTSTSRMIDALFTRIGLRTGRYTSPHLQLATERISVDGEPISPERYVEVYRDVEPYIAMVDDRSDVAMSKFEVLTGMAYAAFADAPVDVAVVEVGLGGSWDATNVADGKIAVICPVAIDHVEFLGGDLAGIATEKAGIIKPGATVLMAEQQAEAATEILRRVAEVDATVARQGSEFGVLRREVAVGGQLLRLQGLGGEYEDIFLPLHGAHQADNAALALAAVEAFFGAGPDRQLDVEAVREAFATVASPGRLEPVRSAPTVLVDAAHNPHGAKALAKALDAEFGFRKLVAVVGVLGDKDATGILTELEAVAHEIVLTQSSSPRALDVDELASLAMPVFGEDRVLVEPYLPDAIEAAIRLAEETDNPDDPVAGGGVIVTGSVVTAGEARALLGKAPA, encoded by the coding sequence GTGACAGACCCTCAGACCGAGGCAGTGGAGGCACTGGCCGCACTGCGCGCGGTCGAGGCCGAGCTGGACACCCGCTGGCCGGAAACGAAGATCGAGCCCTCGCTGGACCGGATCCGCCACCTGACCGAGCTGCTGGGCGACCCGCAGCACTCCTACCCGGTCGTGCACATCGCGGGTACCAACGGCAAGACCTCGACCTCCCGCATGATCGACGCCCTGTTCACCAGGATCGGTCTGCGCACCGGCCGCTACACCAGCCCGCACCTCCAGCTGGCCACCGAGCGCATCAGCGTGGACGGCGAGCCCATCTCCCCGGAGCGCTACGTCGAGGTCTACCGCGACGTCGAGCCCTACATCGCCATGGTCGACGACCGTTCGGACGTGGCCATGAGCAAGTTCGAGGTGCTCACCGGCATGGCCTACGCGGCCTTCGCCGACGCCCCGGTCGACGTGGCCGTGGTCGAGGTGGGCCTGGGCGGCAGCTGGGACGCCACCAACGTGGCCGACGGCAAGATCGCGGTCATCTGCCCGGTGGCCATCGACCACGTGGAGTTCCTGGGCGGTGACCTGGCGGGCATCGCCACGGAGAAGGCCGGGATCATCAAGCCCGGCGCGACCGTGCTGATGGCCGAGCAGCAGGCCGAGGCCGCCACCGAGATCCTGCGCCGGGTGGCCGAGGTCGACGCCACCGTCGCGCGGCAGGGCTCGGAGTTCGGCGTGCTGCGGCGCGAGGTCGCCGTCGGCGGCCAGCTGCTGCGCCTGCAGGGCCTGGGCGGGGAGTACGAGGACATCTTCCTGCCGCTGCACGGCGCGCACCAGGCGGACAACGCCGCGCTCGCGCTGGCCGCGGTGGAGGCCTTCTTCGGCGCGGGCCCGGACCGGCAGCTCGACGTGGAGGCCGTCCGCGAGGCCTTCGCCACCGTCGCCTCGCCCGGCCGCCTGGAGCCGGTGCGCTCCGCGCCGACCGTGCTGGTCGACGCCGCGCACAACCCGCACGGGGCCAAGGCGCTGGCCAAGGCCCTGGACGCGGAGTTCGGCTTCCGCAAGCTGGTGGCCGTGGTCGGGGTGCTCGGTGACAAGGACGCCACCGGCATCCTCACCGAGCTGGAGGCGGTGGCGCACGAGATCGTGCTCACCCAGAGCTCCTCCCCGCGCGCCCTGGACGTCGACGAGCTGGCCTCGCTGGCCATGCCGGTCTTCGGCGAGGACCGCGTGCTGGTCGAGCCGTACCTGCCGGACGCGATCGAG
- a CDS encoding ImmA/IrrE family metallo-endopeptidase, translating to MTDVHTRVEKALDDVFAGVAFPSPFEVGEFCRRLGERRGHPIQLMPLSQVMAGRVAPFDGLLVSAYDADYVFYDDTTSALHQQNTVLHEIGHLVLDHRGIGDSSSPRLPMLRLLFPHLPEVDLTGLLDKALCRAGFQDVQEREAESFAAQFSARLLDAEGGRALGRRARRLAPHEAEVVNRLAEGLGPGQ from the coding sequence ATGACCGACGTGCACACCCGGGTGGAGAAAGCCCTGGACGACGTGTTCGCCGGTGTCGCCTTCCCCTCGCCGTTCGAGGTCGGGGAGTTCTGCCGCAGGCTGGGCGAACGGCGTGGCCACCCCATCCAGCTCATGCCATTGAGCCAGGTGATGGCGGGCCGGGTCGCCCCGTTCGACGGGCTGCTGGTCTCGGCCTACGACGCGGACTACGTCTTCTACGACGACACCACCTCGGCGCTGCACCAGCAGAACACGGTGCTGCACGAGATCGGCCACCTGGTGCTGGACCACCGGGGTATCGGCGACAGCTCCTCGCCCCGGCTGCCCATGCTGCGCCTGCTCTTCCCGCACCTGCCCGAGGTCGACCTGACCGGGCTGCTGGACAAGGCGCTGTGCCGCGCGGGTTTCCAGGACGTGCAGGAGCGGGAGGCGGAGAGCTTCGCCGCCCAGTTCTCCGCGCGGCTGCTGGACGCCGAGGGCGGCCGGGCGCTGGGCAGGCGGGCACGGCGGCTGGCCCCGCACGAGGCCGAGGTGGTCAACCGGCTCGCCGAGGGCCTCGGGCCGGGCCAGTGA
- a CDS encoding oxygenase MpaB family protein gives MKRRLVHLARIQELDPERDYAEIYRLTSLYEFTFDVSIALQLAFYRTYAVPSISALLAHTGHIEHDPVKRAEDTGLLIFEMVEHGFDHPRARAALRVTNGAHRPWTISNDDYLYVLGTFMFVPFRWLDRYGWRRPVEAERTAAYHFYRELGSRMGLKDIPASWEKFEHWFDTYERDHFAHTPANTRLLRASQQLIADRFPPRARFLGRALGTALLDVIDDEPLRRALGVPRTPWALRTLVRAGFLVRARVQRLLKPRTTSSFTPGGQMKAYPNGYQLEDLGPSSPRAPRQE, from the coding sequence ATGAAGCGACGGCTCGTGCACCTGGCACGCATCCAGGAGTTGGACCCGGAACGGGACTACGCCGAGATCTACCGGCTGACCTCGCTGTATGAGTTCACCTTCGACGTGAGCATCGCGCTGCAGCTGGCCTTCTACCGCACCTACGCGGTGCCCTCGATCTCCGCGCTGCTGGCGCACACCGGCCACATCGAGCACGACCCGGTCAAACGCGCCGAGGACACCGGCCTGCTGATCTTCGAGATGGTCGAGCACGGCTTCGACCACCCGAGGGCCCGCGCCGCGCTGCGGGTGACCAACGGCGCGCACCGCCCGTGGACGATCAGCAACGACGACTACCTGTACGTGCTGGGCACCTTCATGTTCGTGCCCTTCCGCTGGCTGGACCGCTACGGCTGGCGCCGCCCGGTGGAGGCTGAACGCACCGCCGCCTACCACTTCTACCGCGAGCTGGGCTCCCGCATGGGCCTCAAGGACATCCCGGCCAGCTGGGAGAAGTTCGAGCACTGGTTCGACACCTACGAACGCGACCACTTCGCCCACACCCCGGCCAACACCCGCCTGCTCCGGGCCTCCCAGCAGCTCATCGCCGACCGCTTCCCACCCCGGGCCCGCTTCCTGGGCCGCGCCCTGGGCACCGCCCTCCTGGACGTCATCGACGACGAACCCCTCCGCCGGGCCCTGGGCGTCCCGCGCACCCCGTGGGCCCTGCGCACCCTGGTCCGGGCGGGGTTCCTGGTGCGGGCGCGGGTGCAGCGGCTGCTCAAGCCCCGGACGACCAGCTCGTTCACGCCGGGCGGACAGATGAAGGCCTATCCGAACGGATATCAGCTGGAAGATCTGGGGCCCTCGTCGCCGAGGGCTCCGCGCCAGGAATAG
- a CDS encoding FMN-binding protein: MKRAIPVLLLTVAGVIPLWRFEAVPHEQTVALADPAPVETAAPPQPGAGTPQPGTTTSTGSSESTSYGTVQVRVTFSGDRITDVQALRAPTSTRTQGALPRLRQSALSAQSADIDTVSGATQTSQAYRRSLQAALDAR, encoded by the coding sequence ATGAAGAGGGCGATCCCGGTCCTCCTGCTCACCGTCGCCGGAGTGATCCCGCTGTGGCGCTTCGAGGCGGTGCCGCACGAGCAGACCGTCGCGCTGGCCGACCCGGCGCCCGTGGAGACGGCCGCGCCGCCGCAGCCCGGCGCGGGCACCCCGCAGCCGGGCACCACGACCAGCACGGGCTCCAGTGAGAGCACCAGCTACGGCACCGTGCAGGTGCGGGTGACCTTCAGCGGGGACCGCATCACCGACGTGCAGGCCCTGCGCGCCCCGACCAGCACCCGCACCCAGGGCGCGCTGCCCAGGCTGCGCCAGTCCGCGCTGAGCGCGCAGAGCGCCGACATCGACACCGTCTCCGGCGCCACCCAGACCAGCCAGGCCTACCGGCGCTCGCTCCAGGCCGCCCTGGACGCCCGGTGA